The window ACGCGCGGCCGATGCGCAGCACCTCGTCGTCCGCCGCATCTTTCAAACGTAGCTGCACGCAGGCGACGTCGCCACCGGCGAGGGCGTCGCCCAGCGCTGCTGCAAACGCGTCCAATTCAAATTTGGGCGGCGTGATCAGATAAAGGCGGCAGCGATGGCTCATGGCGTTGTCCTAGCGCGCGGTCGCGCGAACGCAATCAGCGCGCTGCGCGCTTGCCGAAGGCGCCGCTGGGCGCGGGCATCGGGCCGGTGGCCAGCGCGGGGCGCATGCTCGGCGCCGGGCGTGGCGCGGGCGCCGCTGCGACCGGCTTGCTTTGCGCTTCGATGGCGCGGTCCATAGCGCTTTGCGCGCCGCCCAGCATCGCCGCGACACTTGCGCCCCCGCCGCTCTTGTTGTCGCGCGCGGCGGGCGGGGGCGAATTGTCGTCGAATTTGTTGGGACCGTCCGTGCCGGCCAAGCAGCCGAGATCGACGAAGAGCCAGAGATTGATCAGCATGCCGATCCCGATCCATGGCAAAATGTTCGGCACGACAGCTTCCGCCGGCGCGTCAGTCGCGACGCCGCCCATAACGGCGGTGGCGATCATAAGCGCGGGCAGAAACGGCACGAGCGCAAACCAGCCGCTACGTCCGCGATCGTGGAAGCGCTTCACTTGCAGCGCGAGACCCGCCCAGCCGCCGGCGCACATGATCAGGCCGAGCACGAGCATGAGCAATCCGCCGGGCGCGCCCTTGGCGCCAAACGGTGCAAGGATCAGCGAGGCGATGAACGCCAGCATGAAAATGCCGAACGTGACGCCGGTATTGCCCAGCCAATAGTGTTTGCGGTTGATGCGACCGCGAAAGCTGAACAGGAAGGAAACCATAGTCACGGTGGACCCCGCGAGAAACTCGCGAGAATCCTACCGTGTCAGCGCTAATCGCCGGCTAAGTGGCACGGACAATTTTCGGTTTACGCCGCCTGCTTTTCGAGGCTCGCGTTCCACTTGCCTAGGCTGGCGAGGCCGTTCATGCGGGCGCGGTGGTGGAAGGCGGCTTGCGCTGCGCCGACGTTCTCGCTCTTGCCGCCCCAGGCCTTTTGCGGCGCGGCTTGCAGCGCGCGGCCGTAGGAGAATGTCATCTTCCACGGGAAGCCGCCGATCTCATTCATGCGCGAGAGATGCGCGGTTGCGAGTTCGTCCGATTGGCCACCGGAGAGATAAGCGATGCCCGGCACCGCGCTCGGCACGCACGCCTTCAGCACGCGGATCGTCTTTTCCGCGACCTCATCAACGCTCGCTTGCTTGGCGGCCTTCTTGCCCGGCACGATCATGTTCGGCTTCAGCACGATGCCTTCGAGCGGCACGTTCAGATAATAGAGCTGTTGGAAGACTTCCTTCAGCACCCATTCCGTCACCGCATATGTCGCGTCGATGTCGTTGTCGGCGTCCATGAGCACTTCCGGCTCGACGATCGGCACGATGTTAAATTCTTGGCAGAGGTTCGCATAACGCGCGAGCGCGTGCGCATTGGCGAGCAGGCCCGCGTACGAGATGTTGGTCGGGTCGATCACCGCGCGCCACTTGGCGAAGCGTGCGCCTTGCTCGTAATATTTCGGCAGGCGCTTATCGAGGCCGTCGAGGCCCTTGGTGATGAGCTCGCCTTGCTTCGCGCCCGCGAGTTGGCGCGTGCCTTCATCGACCTTGATGCCCGGAATGGAGCCGGCTTGCTCGATCAGCTTTACGAGCGGCGTGCCGTCCTTGGCGTTTTGCCAGATGGTTTCGTCATAGAGGATGACGCCCGAGATGAATTCCATCGCTTCCTTGGAGCGGAACATCAGCTCGCGATAATCGCGTCGATTGTCCTCGGTGTTGTCGACACCGATCGCGTCCATGCGCTTTTTCATCGTGCCGGTGGATTCGTCGGCCGCCAGGATGCCGCGGCTCGGCGCGACCATGGCTTCGGCGACTTTGTTCAATGCGTCGAGATTCACGTGTCCGCGCCCCGTTTTGGCGGGGTCAGGCCCCGCGTTTGAATGGATGGCGCGGGTTTAGCCCGGCTCCGCGCAAAACGCCAAGCCGGGTGTGGAAATGGGGGCAATTTTGCCTGTGCTGGGTTGCCGCAGGGGCGGCTAGCGCTTCAGCGCCTCGACGCCCGGCAGAGGCTTGCCTTCCATCCATTCTAGGAAGGCGCCGCCGGCTGTGGAGACGAACGTCATGTCGTCGGCCACGCCTGCATGGTGAAGCGCCGCGACCGTATCGCCGCCGCCGGCGACGGCGATCAGCTTGCCGGCCTTGGCGAGTTCCGCAGCTTCTTGGGCTGCGATCACTGTGGCCTGGTCGAACGGCGGCGCCTCGAACACGCCGAGCGGGCCATTCCAGATCAAAGTGTGCGAATGCTTCATCGCTTCACGCAGCTTGCGCACGGTCTTTTCGCCAGCGTCGAGAATTTTTTCGTCGGCGCCGATGTCATCGAGGCCGGTCATGCGCGCCTCGGTATGCGGCTTTACTTCTTTCGCCACGACCACATCGACCGGCAGCAGGATTTCGCACTTGCCTTTGGCCGCTTCCATGATGGCGCGCGCGGTGTCGGCCATGTCCTTCTCGGCGAGCGAGCCGCCGATCTCGACGCCTTGTGCGTAGAGGAAGGTGTTGGCCATGCCGCCGCCAATGGCGAGCTTGTCGAGCTTGTTGATCAGGTTCTGCAAGAGATCGAGCTTGGTCGAAACCTTCGCGCCGCCGACAATGCCGAGCACCGGGCGCTTCGGCGTGCCGAGCGCAGCCTCAAGCGCATCAAGCTCGCGCTCCATTTGTTTGCCGGCATAGGCGGGCAGCACGTGCGCCAAGCCTTCCGTACTCGCATGCGCACGGTGTGCGGCGGAGAAGGCGTCGTTCACGTAGAAATCGCCGAGCGCCGCGATCTGCTTGGCCAGCTCCGGGTCGTTCTTCTCTTCGCCGGCGTGATAGCGCGTGTTCTCAAGCAGGATCACGCCGCCCGCCGGCAGCGCATCGATCGCGACTTTCGCATCGGCGCCAACGCAATCGTCTGCGAACACGACCGGCGCGCCGAGCAATGCCGCGAGTGGCGCCGCCACTGGCTTCAGCGACATTTCCGGTACGCGCTTGCCCTTCGGGCGATCGAAGTGCGCGAGCAGGGCGACCTTGCAGCCTTTCGCAGTGAGAGCCTGGATCGTCGGCAACGCCGCGCGCAGGCGCGTATCGTCGCTCACTACGCCATCGGCCATCGGCACGTTGAAGTCCACGCGGACCAGCGCTGTTTTGTTGGCGGGTGCGTCTTCAATGCGGCGAAAGCTCATAAATGCCCTCCAGTCGCGCGGCCGATCCAATAGAAGACGCTAACTACCGCGCCAATCATGGCCAGCGCCAGCGCGGTATTTGTCGCGAGGCGCACAAAAGGCATGAAGGCCAGCGCCGCCCGGCGTGTCCAGGCCCAGGCGACCATGGAGGCAAGCGCGATCCCGACCGCGTATTGCCAAGGCGCGTTCGCGACGCCCGCGATAAACGCGAGCGCCACGAACACGACATCGGTAAGCGCCGAGCGGATGTTGGGCTTGCGCATCATCCGATTCAGCTCATCAAGAAGTCTTTTTTGCCGAGGTCGACGCCGTTATGGCGCAGGATCGCGTAGGCCATCGTGACGTGGAAATAGAAGTTCGGCAGCGCCCACGAGTGCAAATAGGTCTGGCCGTCGAACTTGAGTTCCGAACCTGGGATCTTGATCGACACCTCGCGGTTCTCGGCGCCTTCGAGTTGTTCGGGCTTAAAGCTCTCGACGATGCCAATCACTTTGGCGATGCGCGCTTGCAGGTCGGCG is drawn from Vitreimonas flagellata and contains these coding sequences:
- a CDS encoding DUF805 domain-containing protein, giving the protein MVSFLFSFRGRINRKHYWLGNTGVTFGIFMLAFIASLILAPFGAKGAPGGLLMLVLGLIMCAGGWAGLALQVKRFHDRGRSGWFALVPFLPALMIATAVMGGVATDAPAEAVVPNILPWIGIGMLINLWLFVDLGCLAGTDGPNKFDDNSPPPAARDNKSGGGASVAAMLGGAQSAMDRAIEAQSKPVAAAPAPRPAPSMRPALATGPMPAPSGAFGKRAAR
- a CDS encoding class I fructose-bisphosphate aldolase codes for the protein MNLDALNKVAEAMVAPSRGILAADESTGTMKKRMDAIGVDNTEDNRRDYRELMFRSKEAMEFISGVILYDETIWQNAKDGTPLVKLIEQAGSIPGIKVDEGTRQLAGAKQGELITKGLDGLDKRLPKYYEQGARFAKWRAVIDPTNISYAGLLANAHALARYANLCQEFNIVPIVEPEVLMDADNDIDATYAVTEWVLKEVFQQLYYLNVPLEGIVLKPNMIVPGKKAAKQASVDEVAEKTIRVLKACVPSAVPGIAYLSGGQSDELATAHLSRMNEIGGFPWKMTFSYGRALQAAPQKAWGGKSENVGAAQAAFHHRARMNGLASLGKWNASLEKQAA
- a CDS encoding phosphoglycerate kinase produces the protein MSFRRIEDAPANKTALVRVDFNVPMADGVVSDDTRLRAALPTIQALTAKGCKVALLAHFDRPKGKRVPEMSLKPVAAPLAALLGAPVVFADDCVGADAKVAIDALPAGGVILLENTRYHAGEEKNDPELAKQIAALGDFYVNDAFSAAHRAHASTEGLAHVLPAYAGKQMERELDALEAALGTPKRPVLGIVGGAKVSTKLDLLQNLINKLDKLAIGGGMANTFLYAQGVEIGGSLAEKDMADTARAIMEAAKGKCEILLPVDVVVAKEVKPHTEARMTGLDDIGADEKILDAGEKTVRKLREAMKHSHTLIWNGPLGVFEAPPFDQATVIAAQEAAELAKAGKLIAVAGGGDTVAALHHAGVADDMTFVSTAGGAFLEWMEGKPLPGVEALKR